The nucleotide sequence GCCATGGTTTCTGGGTAGCCGGCGAAGGCCGAAACCAGCATCAGCAGGGTCGATTCGGGCAGATGGAAATTGGTCACCAGGGCATCCACTACGTGGAAGGGCCTGCCCGGGTAGATAAAAATATCGGTGTCGCCACTGAAGGCCTTGAGCGTGCCGTCACGCGCCGCGCTTTCAAGAGAACGCACGCTGGTAGTGCCCACCGCAATGACACGCCCTCCGCGCTCACGGCAGGCCAAAACGGCATCGACCACATCTTGGCCGACCTGCAGCCACTCACTGTGCATATGATGGTCTTCGATCCGCTCGACACGCACCGGCTGAAAAGTACCCGCGCCCACATGCAGCGTGACAAAGGCCGTCTCGACACCCTTGTCGCGAAGCGCATCCAGCAACGCGGCATCGAAATGCAGCCCGGCAGTAGGTGCTGCCACCGCGCCGGTGTGCCGGGCGTATACCGTTTGATAGCGCTCACGGTCAGCACTGTCATCCGGCCTATCTATATAAGGAGGCAGCGGCATATGGCCGACGCGCTCCAGCAGCGGCAGCACCTCTTCAGCGAACTCCAGTTCGAACAGTGCGTCATGACGGGCCAGCATCAGCGCCTCGCCACCGCCATCGATCTGAATCCTGCTGCCGGGTTTCGGCGACTTGCTGGAGCGGATATGCGCGAGCACGCGATTACTATCCAGCACCCGCTCCACCAGCACTTCAAGCCTGCCGCCGGTGTCCTTCTGCCCGAACAGCCGGGCCGGAATCACCCGGGTATTGTTGAATACCATCAAATCGCCGGGACGCACATGCTCGAGCAGATCGGCAAAGCCTTGATGCGCCATCCT is from Pseudomonas saudiphocaensis and encodes:
- the queA gene encoding tRNA preQ1(34) S-adenosylmethionine ribosyltransferase-isomerase QueA, whose protein sequence is MQVSAFSFELPDSLIARHPLAERRASRLLVLDGPTGRMAHQGFADLLEHVRPGDLMVFNNTRVIPARLFGQKDTGGRLEVLVERVLDSNRVLAHIRSSKSPKPGSRIQIDGGGEALMLARHDALFELEFAEEVLPLLERVGHMPLPPYIDRPDDSADRERYQTVYARHTGAVAAPTAGLHFDAALLDALRDKGVETAFVTLHVGAGTFQPVRVERIEDHHMHSEWLQVGQDVVDAVLACRERGGRVIAVGTTSVRSLESAARDGTLKAFSGDTDIFIYPGRPFHVVDALVTNFHLPESTLLMLVSAFAGYPETMAAYAEAVAEGYRFFSYGDAMFITRNPAPRGPEETQ